CGATTCTCGCAGTACTGCATTACCGGGTAATAGGATGGAAAGTGCAGGGTAAAAGCCCAGCCAGTAAGACCCTTTTGCTGAGCGGTATCAGCTGCAGCAGCCTTCACATCCTCTGGCAGTCCAATAAGATCAGCCTCATTAGTCACTACATGTACAAAGCTATCAGTTGCATCTAAGACATGATCAGAAAAGGCTTTTCCCAATATTGCCTGTTCATCTTGAATCTGCGCAAAGCGAGGTTTATCGGTGTCGCTGAGTTCAGCGCCACCCAAACGGAAGTCCCGCAGTGAGTTCTCAATGACTTTCTTCTGTGCACGATTGAGTTTTGCAAAATCATTACTTTTACTAAGCTCTTTAAATTTTTGATAGAGCGCTAAGTTTTGCCCCAAGCTTGAAAAGAATGCCGTGACCTGAGGCAGCATTGCCCCATACGCCGCTCGCAACTCTGGAGTATCAGCAACACTATTTAAATGCGACACCACCCCCCATGATCTGCCTAATGCTTCTGTGGCATCTTCCAATGGTTCAACCAATGTATTCCAAGTCGATGGAGTCTTTGAATCCGCGGCCCGATCGACGGCTTCTTGAGCGTGCTTGAGTAAGAACTCAATGGCTGGAGTGACGTCCTCTGGCCTAACTTGGTCATATGCAGCAATGCCGCGACCAAAGCTTAGTAAGGGATTGTTTTCTAATGCGGGGGGTAAAGTAAGTAGGGGTGATAAGAGAGATGTTTTCATCCCTCTAGCTTAATGGATCTAGTGCTTGGCTGCTTTTTCGGCGGCTTCAAGGGTGTTCATGAGCAGCATAGTGATAGTCATTGGCCCAACACCGCCAGGAACTGGGGTGATCCAACCAGCCACATATTTGGCAGCATCAAAATCCACGTCACCGCAGAGCTTTCCGTCTGACAGGCGGTTGATGCCCACATCAATAACGACGGCACCATTTTTCACCATATCGCCAGAAATCATTTTTGGTTTGCCGGTAGCTACTACTAGGATGTCAGCATCTTTAGTGTGATGCGCTAGGTCACGTGTTTTGCTATTGCAAATTGTGACGGTTGCCCCCGCCTGGAGAAGCAACATGGCCATGGGTTTGCCCACAATATTGGATGCTCCCACAATGACAGCACGTGCACCCCGGGTTGGGTAATCAATGCTTTCTAAAATCTTCATGCAACCATAAGGTGTGCAAGGCTTAAATTCTGGTTGACCCACCATCAAGGCACCAGCATTGGCAACATGAAAACCATCGACGTCCTTTTCTGGGGCAATCGCTTCAAGCACGCGCTCCGAAGCAATATGTTCAGGTAAAGGAAGTTGAACCAAGATGCCATGAATGGCAGGATCAACATTTAAAGTAGCAATACGAGCTAACAATTCTTGTTCGCCTAATTCAGCAGAGTAGCGCTCAAGTACCGAATGAAAGCCCACATCTTCACAAGCTTTGACCTTATTGCGAACATACACTTGGCTGGCGGGGTTATCACCCACTACGATGACTGCTAAACCAGGGCGTACCCCTTTGGCAGTCACAATGGCACCACGCGCAGCAATCTCTGTACGTAGTTTTTTGGAGAGGGCGTTTCCGTCGAGTAATTGAGCAGGCATCGCAGCGATGGTTTGATTAAGGATTAATTCGGTTGCGGACCAGATAGCGCAAGGCGGAGTAGGTCTGCAACAGTATTCACGTTGAGCTTTTCCATGATATTGGCGCGGTGCGCTTCCACCGTCTTGATAGAGATGCCTAAATCATCGGCGATTTGTTTATTTAAGCGACCTGCAACAATACGCTCGAGCACTTGACGCTCACGACCAGTAAGTTTGCTGAGCAAACTCTGCGTAATCTTGCGTTGACTTGCTTGCGAATAATCTACGCGCGCTTTGGCAAGCATGCGATCAACTAAACCGCAGAGATCATTCTCTTTAAATGGCTTTTCAATGAAATCTACTGCGCCGCGTTTCATCGTAGAAACGGCCATTGATACATCGCCGTGACCGGTGATAAAAGCTACTGGCATTGGTAGATTTTCGCTGATTAAGCGCTCTTGTAATTCAAGGCCAGACATTCCAGGCATGCGTACGTCAAGAATCGCGCAAGAGATGGTAGATTTATCGGTGCTTTGCAAGGACTGCAAAAAGCGTTCGGCACTTGCGTGACAGCGCACTACATAGCCATTGCTTTCTAAAAGCCAGGTGAGTGAGTCACGAACCGCTTCATCATCATCAACGACATAGACAACTTCGGCTTGGTTTGGTTTGGAGCTAGCACTTAAGTTCATATGGGTCTCGCAAGGTAGATCTACAGATATCACTATTCAATATTGCCCTTACTTTCTGGGGACTCTAAGGGTAGAAGTATTGTAAAGGTGCAGCCGGTCAGCCTGGTATGTTCTGCGTCCATGGTGTTGGTTGCCCAGAGACGCCCCTGGTGGGACTCGATAATCGAGCGGCAAATATTGAGTCCCATGCCCATACCATCGGATTTTGTGCTGAAAAATGGCTCAAACATGCGCTGGGAGACGGATTCGGCGATTCCGGCGCCACCATCGCTCACTTGGATGCGCAGCATGGCGGGGATGGTATTGGTATCCAAATCTGCACTGATCTTGACGGGGGGTGCTGTCCAGCGTGAGGAGAGGGGGTAGGCCTCTCGGGTGCTATCCAGGCCATTTTTCAGG
This genomic interval from Polynucleobacter necessarius contains the following:
- the folD gene encoding bifunctional methylenetetrahydrofolate dehydrogenase/methenyltetrahydrofolate cyclohydrolase FolD, whose product is MPAQLLDGNALSKKLRTEIAARGAIVTAKGVRPGLAVIVVGDNPASQVYVRNKVKACEDVGFHSVLERYSAELGEQELLARIATLNVDPAIHGILVQLPLPEHIASERVLEAIAPEKDVDGFHVANAGALMVGQPEFKPCTPYGCMKILESIDYPTRGARAVIVGASNIVGKPMAMLLLQAGATVTICNSKTRDLAHHTKDADILVVATGKPKMISGDMVKNGAVVIDVGINRLSDGKLCGDVDFDAAKYVAGWITPVPGGVGPMTITMLLMNTLEAAEKAAKH
- a CDS encoding response regulator transcription factor; the encoded protein is MNLSASSKPNQAEVVYVVDDDEAVRDSLTWLLESNGYVVRCHASAERFLQSLQSTDKSTISCAILDVRMPGMSGLELQERLISENLPMPVAFITGHGDVSMAVSTMKRGAVDFIEKPFKENDLCGLVDRMLAKARVDYSQASQRKITQSLLSKLTGRERQVLERIVAGRLNKQIADDLGISIKTVEAHRANIMEKLNVNTVADLLRLALSGPQPN